The DNA region CGGGAACTCGCCGGTCACACGCGGGATGTCTACACCGTCCTCTGGCACCCCAGCGGCGAGTTTCTCTGCTCGGGCGATCTGCTGGGCAACGTGCGGCAGTGGGATGTCCGGGGGGGCTCGACGGTCCGCACCCTCGAAGCCAAGGAAGTGCATTCGTACAACGCGGCCGGTCAGCAGGTCGATTTTGGCGGGGTCCGCGGCCTGGCGCTGAGCCCCGATGGCAAGTTTCTCGCCGTGGGGGGACTTCACAAGGCGACCAACCCGCTGGGGGCAGTCCACGAACCGCTGGTGATGCTGTACGAATGGGAAACCGGCACGCTGGTGAAACAGCAGGTGACGGAGGGGATCACCGGCGGCGGAATCTGGCGACTGGCCTACCTCGCGGATGGAACTCTTGTCGGGGCCTCCGGCGGATCGAGCGGCGGCTGGCTGCTGTTCTGGAAGGCCGACGAGGAGAAGGCCTTTCACAAATTCCAGACGCCGAACATCCTGCGCGATATGGACCTGTCCGCAGACCGGACGCAGTTCGCCACGGCCCATCACGACAAGCATGTGCGGATCACGGCGATGGCTTAGAGCATCTTCAGAACTGGTGTGCAGGCCACTGCAGGCGAAGGCTGGACATCCACGAGTCTGAACGCGTCCAATCGCCTGCACAGGAACCATGCCAATGGTCTGAGGCAAGGAACTCGGCCGGGGTCTGGG from Chlorogloeopsis sp. ULAP01 includes:
- a CDS encoding WD40 repeat domain-containing protein codes for the protein MPDAAASSHLTVVDVTKCKVASAWPTDRPLVACRFDPLGRYVFCGAEEKTVVRFKLDGGTKTALEGGHESWVHGLACTPDGKFLISGGCEGKLAWWEAAAETPTPLRQIAAHKGWIRQLAVSPDGQLLASAGNDGMVRLWNTADGTLVRELAGHTRDVYTVLWHPSGEFLCSGDLLGNVRQWDVRGGSTVRTLEAKEVHSYNAAGQQVDFGGVRGLALSPDGKFLAVGGLHKATNPLGAVHEPLVMLYEWETGTLVKQQVTEGITGGGIWRLAYLADGTLVGASGGSSGGWLLFWKADEEKAFHKFQTPNILRDMDLSADRTQFATAHHDKHVRITAMA